In the Agromyces flavus genome, CGCCGGACTCTAGGCCGGCCTCCTTGAAGTCGACGACGAGGTCGACGCCGCTCAGGTGGGCGGACGTCGCGTTCTTGATGAAGTGCGGGCTGCCCGCCAGCGCCGGTCCAGCGGCACCGGCGAATACGAGCGCAGCGGTCGCCGCGAGCGCGGCGAGGGTTCGACGAATGGACATGGTGGTCCTTCTTCCGGGTTGCGATTTCGGGTTGCAGCGGAGTGCAGTCGAGATCACGCGCGTCCGTTGTCCCCTCCCGAACGGGGTCGCGCGGGCGTGCGCGGCCGGGGCCACGCTCCCGCCGCAGACGCTACTCCGATCATCCGCCCGCCGTACCCCCAAAATGAGGGATCCTCATTCATGTGCCGCTGGCACGTTCCAACCGGCGTGACGTGGCGGCCGACGCCGCCCGCGCGGCCGGCCGGCCGGCATGTGAGCCGATCCAACAGGGATGAACGAGCGGATGCCGCGGCGAATCGTTCGCCGCGGCATCCGCTCGCCTGGTGCTGGGGTGCTACTCCCCCGCGAGCCCGCCGAGGAGGTGTCCCATGGGCCGGTCGAGCGCGAACGGGTCGCTGACGCGCTGGCTCCGGTCGGTGCGCTCGACGAGTCCGGCGAACTCGCTCGCCCCGCGGAAGATGCGGTCGGGAAGCGAACGCACGCCGTCGCCGCCGTCGCCCCAGTCGCCCGTCGCCGCGAAGACCCCGGTCGGCACGGGGATGGCGTGCAGGTACGTGAACAGCGGCCGGATCGCGTAGTCGATCGCGAGCGAGTGGCGAGGCGTGCCACCGGTGGCGCCGATCAGCACCGGCAGGTCGGTGAGCGACTGCGGGTCGATCACGTCGATGAACGACTTGAACAGCCCGGCGTAGCTCGTGGTGAAGATCGGCGTGACCGCGATGAGGCCGTCGGCCGACGCGACCGACTCCAGTGCCGCCTCGAGCTTGGGCGGGGCGAAGCCGAGCAGCAGGTGGTTGGTGATGTCGTGCGCGAGGTCCCGCAGCTCGACGACCTCGACCTCGACTTCGACGCCGCGTTCCCGGAGCAGCCCGACGGCATCGGTCGCGAGGCGGTCGGCGAGCTGGCGGGTCGAGCTCGGGGTCGACAGGCCCGACGAGACGACGACGATCTTCTTCGCGGTCATCGCGCACCCGCCGTCCGGGTCGCGGCCGGGCCGAAGGACGAGCCGGTCGTTGCGGGGGCCGCCTCGACGGGAGCGTCCTGGTAGGGCGAGCCGATGGTGAGGTTGTCGCCGCGGTTCGGGTTCGGCGTCGCCTGGCGCGGCGCCGCGTCACCGTACTTCGCCTTCACGAGCGAAGCGTGCGTGGGGGCGTCGGGCACGTCCGCCGGGCGGTCCTTCGCGAACTCGCGTCGCAGCACGGGCACGACCTCCTCGCCGAGCAGGTCGAGCTGCTCCAGCACGGTCTTCAGCGGCAGGCCGGCGTGGTCCATCAGCCAGAGCTGGCGCTGGTAGTCGCCGACGTAGTCGCGGAACCCGAGCGTGCGGTCGATGACCTCCTGCGGGCTGCCGACGGTGAGCGGCGTCTGCTGCGTGAAGTCCTCCATGCTCGGACCGTGGCCGTACACGGGCGCGTTGTCGAAGTACGGGCGGAACTCGTTCACCGCGTCCTGCGAGTTCTTGCGCATGAAGACCTGACCACCGAGGCCGACGATCGCCTGCGCCGCGGTGCCGTGCCCGTGGTGCTCGAAGCGCTGGCGGTACAGCGCGATCATGCGAGCCGTGTGCGAAGCGGGCCAGAAGATGTGGTTGGCGAAAAAGCCGTCGCCGTACATGGCCGCCTGCTCGGCGATCTCGGGCGTGCGGATGGAGCCGTGCCACACGAAGGGCGGCACGCCGTCGAGCGGCCGCGGAGTCGAGGTGAAGCCCTGCAGCGGAGTGCGGAACTTGCCCTCCCAGTCCACGACGTCCTCGCGCCAGAGTCGGTGCAGCAGCTCGTACGACTCGATGGTGATCGGGAGGCCCTGTCGGATGTCCTTGCCGAACCAGGGGTAGACCGGGCCGGTGTTGCCGCGGCCGAGCATGAGGTCGGCGCGGCCGCCCGACACGTGCTGGAGCATGGCGTAGTCCTCGGCGATCTTCACCGGGTCGTTCGTGGTGATGAGCGTCGTGGCGGTCGAGAGCTGCAGCGTCGAGGTCTGGCCCGCGATGTAGGCCAACGTGGTGGTGGGCGACGACGACCAGAACGGCGGGTTGTGGTGCTCGCCGAGCGCGAAGACATCGAGTCCGACCTCCTCGGCGTGCTTGGCGATGGTCAGCGTCGCCTGGATCCGCTGGGCCTCGCTGGGCGTCCGGCCGGTCGTCGGGTCCTGCGTGATGTCGCTGACGGTGAAGATTCCGAACTGCATGTCGCCCTCCTGGGCTCCTCGTCTCACTTCATGCGTTTGCATGCAATTGGTCGAACGGATGACCCCCCTGAACTATTCCCGGTCCGACCCAGCCAGGTCCAGTACGGCTTCGGCGGCCTCGGCGAGCGCCACGCCGTAGCTGCGCCCGTGCCCGGCCGCGTGCACCGCGAGGGGATGCAGCTGATGGAGCGGCACCCGGTCGCGCCATCCGTCACGGAGCGGAGCCTCGTGCTGGTAGCCCTCGAGAACCACGTCGAGGAACGGGCAGCCGAACAGGGCGAGCATCGCGAGGTCGGTCTCGCGATGACCGCCGTGCGCGGCCGGGTCGATCAGCACGACACCGGACGCGGACCACAGCACGTTGCCGTTCCACAGGTCGCCGTGGATCCGGGCCGGCGGGTCGTCATCGTCGAATTCGCCGTCGGCGATGAGTTCGCAGGCGCGGCGGACCGCCGTGGCCTCGGCTGCCGTCACATCGCCGATCTCCTCGGCGATCTCGAGGAACGGCAGCACGCGGTCGCGCGCGTAGAACGCGCCCCAGCTGGCCTCCGACGCCGCGGCCATAGGGCGTCGGCCGATGAACAGCGGCCCGTGCCATCCGTCGGGCCGTGCCCCGAACGCCGCGGCTCCGGCTGCATGAGTGCGCGCGAGCTCCCGTCCGAACGCGGCGGCGGCGTCACGGTCGGGGCGCGCCTCGTCGATCCGCTCGAGCTCGATCCATCCGGGGCCGACTGCAGTGAGGCGCGGCACCCTGATCGCGCCTGCCGCGGCGAGCCAGTCCAGGCCCGCAGCCTCGGCCGCGAAGAATTCCTCGGGCGCGTCGGCGCGGCGCTTGACGATCGTCTGCACGGCTTCAGTCTCGCGCAGGATGGCGGGGCCCGCCGCGGTCGCGACGGGCCCCGCCCGGTGGATCGGGTCGGAACTAGCCCACGTCCGTCGGCTCGTGGTCGTGGTCGTGGTCGAGGCCACCGGCGTTCTCACCCACGGTGCCCTGTTCTCCGGCGGGGGCCGGCAGCGTGAAGCCTCCGGGAACCTCTTCACCGACCACGCCGTTCACGGCCTCGGTGGTGTAGGAGAACGCCAGCACGGCGGCGGCGATCGCGTCGACGTTCACGTCGAACGCGTCCTCGTTCACGTTGCCGATTCCGTCGCACGCCTGGTGGTAGCAGGGGTCGTACGAGGCTCCAGCCGTGCCACCCCAGATCGAGGCCTGCTCCACGGTCTTCGGCACTTCGGCGCCCGTGAAGAGGCCGCCCGACGGGATGCCGTTCAGGATGAACGCCTGATAGTCGCTTCGACCGCTGAACTGGGCGTCCTCGTACGGCTCACCTGCCCAGGTGTAGTAGCTCTCGAAGAAGTCCTCGATCTGCACCGAGCCCTCGGGAATCGGCACACCGGCCGGCGCGTCCCAGCTCGACTCGTCACCGTCGTACACCATGAAGATGTAGTTCGGCGAGGCGACCATGTCGAAGTTGAGGTAGAGCGCGATGCGATCCTTCTCGGCTTGGCTGAGCTCGTTGACATACTGGGTCGAGCCGATCAGGCCCGACTCCTCCGCGCCCCACCACGCGAGTCGGATGGTGTTCTGCGGCTCGAACTTGCCGAGGTTCTGTGCGAGCTCGAGCAGCGACGCCGAGCCGCTGCCGTTGTCGTTGATGCCCGGTCCGGCTTGGACCGAGTCGAGGTGAGCGCCCGCCATCACGACGTTGTTGTCGTTGACACCGGTCTTCTCGGCAATGATGTTCTTCTGCGGCCGCGACTCCGGCGCCGGCACCATGATCTTCGCCGTCGAGCCGGTCTGCGCGAGCGCGACACCCTGCTGGAAGCTCGCGCCGACCACGGGGATGTCGACGATGTCGTTCCCGCCGAGCGTTCCGACGATGAGGTTGTTCCGATCGGTCGCAGTGGTGTCGCCGGCGTTGAAGATGATCACGCCTGCGGCGCCGGCGGCCTCGGCGTTCAATGCCTTGATGGAGAAGTTGCACGAACCGCGCTGTACGAGCGCGATGCTGCCGGTCGGGAAGTTCGCGAAGTCCTCGGGCTGACACCCGCTCGTGTTCGAATTCGGCGTGGTGAGCTGCACGTCGACCGGCGTGACGGCCGCGGTGACCGTTCCATAGCCGGTTCCGGTGAACGGGCCGGTCGGGTAGGTCGCGTTGACCGGCGTGAGCTGCTGGAGCGTGGACGGACCGACGTAGGTGTAGGGGAATTCGTCGATCGAAACGCTCCATCCGGCGGCCTTGAGCGTATCGACCACGTACGTGACGCTGGCCTCGTATCCGGGGGTTCCCGCGGCACGATTGCCGCCGTTCGCGTCGGCGATCGTCTGGAGCGCCTCGAGGTGGTCGGTGGCACCCTCAGCGCTCACGCATGAGAGGAGCATCTCGATCGTCGGATTGCTCCGGGACTCGCACTTCGACACCGGTGGTGCGGCGAGTGCGGCGCCCGCGGGCACCAGCGCCAGTGCGGCGACCGCGGATGTCGCGGTCGCGAGCACCGCAGCGCGGCGGGAAAGCCTTGCAGTTCGATACATCGTCTCTCCTTCGTGGGAACCGTCCTCGTCGACGGCCCTGAGGCGAGACCCTACTTGCGGGTCATCCCGAGAAACAGACTTGACTTCCACTCATGTCCCGCATATGGGGGACGACTGGCTCGAAACGGAGGCGTCATTCCGGACGCGCGTCCCCGTCTCCGAGCGCGTCGGCGAGGCCGCTGAGGTCGAGATCGACGCGGAAAGGACGGGACGCTCCGTCGATCCTGACGGGGATCCGCACGTACCGGCCGTCGGTCCGCAGCCGGTCGAGCCGGTCGCGCCATCGCGCGTCCGCGGCATCCGGCAGGAACCCGGCGTGATGGGGCCGGCGATCGCCGACCAGCTGCACGCCGACGCGGTATCGCGGCGAGAGCCAGCGGCGCGCCCGTGGCACGAGCACCGCGCGCTGGTCGGCGCCGCCGTGCAGTCGCGCGAGTTCGATCGCCGCCTGGTGGCGGTGGGCGTCGGCGACGGGCACGACGGTCCGATGCTCGCCGGGAACGGACGGCGCGTCGACGAGGTCGAGTGCGTCGGCATCGGCCAGGTCGCCCATCGGGTCGGGGTTCCGCGTGCGCCGTTCGCGAAGGATGCCGGTCACCAACCACGCACCGGCGAGCAGGATGGCCGCGACCAGCACCGCGTAGCCGATCCCCGACTCGGGCCGCACGGCGCCGGTCAGCACGAGCAGCGCGACCAGCACGAGATAGGGCAACGGCTCCCACCGCAGCGGGGAGACGAAGCGGGGCGCGGACACCACGACAGGCTATCGGTCGCGCAGTCAGCGGAGCGCGTCGAGGCGGGCGCCGACCTCCTCGAGCACGTCATCGCTTCCGGCGTAGATGCCGTGCTCGCGCGGCCGGTGGGCGACGACGTCGGTGAAGCCGAGTTCGCGCGCTCGCCCCACCGCATCCTCGAACGCGGCGACGCTTCGCATCGAGTACCGGACCTCGTCGTCGAGCGAGAGCATCCGATCGAGGTCGCCCGGGTCGCGTCCCTCGGCCGCGCATACGTCGTCGAGGCGTGCGGCGAGGTCGGCGACGCCCGACCACCACGCGTCATCCGCGTCGGCCTGCGGGCCGGTCGTGACCCAGCCCGAGCCGAAGCGAGCGACGAGCTTCATGGACCTCGGTCCGTTCGCCGCGATGAGGAACGGCATGCGCGGCTCCTGCGCGGGCTCGCCGACCATGCGCGCCCCGACGGCCGTGAACCAGTCTCCCGAATACGAGACGCCGTGCCCCGAGCCCCGCTCGAAGCGCAGGAGCATGTCGAGGGCCTCGGTGAACTCGCGGAACCGGTCGAACCGCTCGCGCGCAGTGAGCTCGCCCTGGCCGAGCACGAAGGCGTCGAAGCCCGTGCCGCCCGAGCCGAGCCCGAGCACGACGCGGCCGCCCGAGATCTGGTCGAGGGTCGCGACATCCTTCGCGAAGGGCACGGGATGGCGGAAGTTCGGGCTCGCGACGAAGGTGCCGAGCCGGATGCGGTCGGTCGCCATCGCCGCGGCCGTGAGGGTCGGGATCGTCGCGTGCCACCGCTCCCCCGCCAGCCCGCGCCACGAGAGGTGGTCGTACGTCCAGGCGTGGTCGAACCCGAGACGCTCGGCGTCGCGCCAGAGCCGGGCCGCCTCGGGCCACTCGTACTGGGGCAGGATGACGAGTCCGAAGCGCATGGCGCGAGCCTACGGCGTGCGGGCCGGGATCGCCTCGGTGGGCCGGCTCGGCGTGGGATCGACGGTCGCGGGAACCAGGTCGATGTCGAGGGCGACGGACGCCGCGTCGGCCGGTGTGCGCTCCATGCGCACCAGCACGATGCCGCCCAGGATGAGCACGCCGCCGAGGATCTGGAGCGGTCCGAGCGCCTCGCCCAGGAGGATCCATCCGACGACGCCGGCGAACACCACCTCGGACAGGCCGAGGAACGACGACAGTCTCGCCCCCAGCATGCGGATCGCGGCGATGCCGGCGAGGTACGCGAAGGCCGTCGAGATCGCGCCGACGGTGAGCAGCAGCACCCACCACGGCGCGGTGCCGCCCAGGAACGGCACGTCCGTGAAGGAGGCCTCCATCGGCAGCAGGCCGACGGCACCCGTGATCGCGAGCGCGACCGCACCGACCACGAAACCGGCGGCGACGAGCGCGACCGGGGGCAGTTGCTCGGCGGCGCGCTCGCCGATGGCGTAGTACACGCAGACGCCGATCATCGCCGCGGCAGCGAAGGCGAGGCCGAGCGGGTCGAGGTCGCCCCCGCCGGGGCCGATGACGAGGACGAGTCCTCCGATCGCGAGGACCGAGCCGCCGAGCACGATGAGCTGGGGCATCCTGCGGGTGCGAGCCCACGCGAAGAGGACGAGTGCGATCGGCGCGAGGTACTCGATGAGCAGGGTCATCGAGACCGGGATGCGCTCGAGCGACGCGTAGAACGCGAACTGCACGCCCGCGACCGCGACGAGGCCGTAGAGCAGGATGGTCCACCGCGCGCGCCACAGCGGGCGCAGGTCGAAGCGGAGCGCGATGAGTCCGGGCACCGCGAGGAGCAGCGCGGCGATCGAGATGCGCGCGAGCACCGCGGCGCCGGGCGACCATCCGCTCTCGAGCAGGGGCTTCACGAAGACGCCGCCGGCGCCGAACGCGAGGCCGGCACCGAGGCCGAGCACGATGCCGACGAGTCCCCGTGATCCGCGCACGGCCGCCCCCTTCCGAGTCCGCACGTCATCGGCCATGTCATGCCCGAACAACGTTATGCTCGTGACAGTACTCGCGGGAGGTGTCAGGAGTCAAATGATTTTCACCGATGACACGGTGGCGTCGCTCGGGTTCGTGGCGGCACTGTCCGACACGGTCGAGGGCGCGTCCGAGTCGGGCGACGACGAGCTGGTCGAACCGGCGCAGCTGACGGCGCTCCTCGACGCCTGGTACTACTCCGGACGACGCGACGGCGACGCGCGCGAGCTCGACGAGGTGCGTTCGGCCCGGGCGCGTCTGCGCGGCATCTGGGACCTCGACCGCGACGACATGGTCGGCGAGGTCAATGCGATCCTCGCCGAGGCGCGCGCCGTGCCGCGCCTCGTGCGGCACGACGAGCTCGACTGGCACATCCACGCGATCTCGTTGCAGGCACCCCTCGCCGAGCGGATCCTCGTGGAGGCGGCGATGGCGCTCGTCGATGTCATCCGCGCCGACGAGACCCGCCGGCTGCGCCACTGCGCCGCCGACGACTGCACCGGCGTCTACCTCGACCTCTCGAAGAACGCGTCGCGCCGCTTCTGCAGCACGCGCTGCGGCAACCGCATGGCGGTGCGCGCCTACCGCGCACGTGCGGGCGAGGGCGTGGTGTCCTGAACAGGCGGATGCCGCGAGCGAACCCCACGCCCGCGGCATCCCGTCTCGAACGGCCGGCGACTCGCTCAGGCGACCTGGCCGGCGTGCTCGCCCTCGGAGATCTCCTCGATCGCCTTGTCGATGAAGGCCGGCAGGTCATCGGGGTTCCGGCTCGAGACGAGTCCCTGGTCGACCACGACCTCCTCGTCCACCCAGTCCGCGCCGGCGTTGCGGAGATCCGTCCGCAGCGACGGGTACGAGGTCATCCGGCGGCCCCGGACCACGTCGGCTTCGATGAGGATCCACGAGCCGTGGCAGATCACGGCCACGGGCTTGTGCTGCTCGAAGAACCCGCGTGCGAACGTCACCGACGCGTCGTCCATCCGAAGGTGATCCGCGTTCACGACCCCGCCCGGCAGCACGAGCGCGTCGTAGAGGTCGGCGGCGACGTCCGCGACCGCGTGGTCGACCTCGAAGTCATCGCCGGGGTCGACGTGGTTCATTCCCTGCACGGTGCCGGGCTTCGGAGCGATGACGTCGACCTCCGCACCTGCCTCGCGGATCGCGTCCAGCGGCTGGGTGAACTCGACCTGCTCGAACCCGTCGGTGACGAGGATCGCGACCTTCCTGCCCGTGAGTCGCTCGGTCATGCGGTGCTCCCTTCGGTGTCATCGGACTTGCGAGGCTACGAAGGCGGTTCGAAGCGGACAACCCGGTTGACAGGCCGAAGTGCCCGATGCGCCATCCGACCGGCCCGCTAGCGTGCCACACGTCGGCCGCGAGGAGGACGAGATGACCGATTCCGCTTCCATCGGCTCCGACGAGCCGGTTCCCTTCACCATCGACGACTTCGCTGCGCGCCTGCGGCGGGCCGCCGACGCCGCGGCCGCCGAGGGCCTCGACGGCCTGCTCGTCACGCCGGGACCCGACCTCCTCTATCTCACGGGCTACGCGCCCGTCGCGATCACCGAGCGACTCACGCTGCTCGTCGTGCCCGTCGACGGCGAACCGAGCCTCGTCGTGCCCAAGCTCGAGCGACCCGACGCCGAGGAGGCGGCCGGCGCGGTGGCGCTGCGGCTGCTCGACTGGGCCGACGGCAGCGATCCGTACGCCACAGCGGCCCCCCTGCTGGGGTCGGGCCGCTACGCGGTGTCGGACTCGGCGTGGGCCATGCACCTCCTCGGCCTGCAGGATGCCCTCCCCCGCACCTCGTACGCCGCGATGACCGCGGTGCTCCCGATGCTCCGCGCGATCAAGGACCGCGACGAGCTGGCGCGTCTGGCTGCGGCGGGCGCCGCCGCGGATGCCGCCTACGGCGAGATCCTGAAGGTCCGGTTCGCCGGCCGCAGCGAACGGGAGGTGGCCGGCGACCTCGCCGCGCTGCTCCTGCGGTTCGGGCATTCGCAGGTCGACTTCACCGTGGTCGGCTCCGGACCCAACGGCGCGAATCCGCACCACGAGATCGGCGACCGGATCATCGACGACGGCGACATGGTCGTCCTCGACTTCGGGGGGCTCAAGCACGGCTACGGCTCCGACACCACGCGCACCGTGCACGTCGGCGAACCGACCGACGAGGAGCGGCGGGTGCACGACATCGTCCGGCACGCGCAGCAGACGGCGTTCGAGGCGGTCCGCCCCGGCATCGCGTGCCAGGAGATCGACCGGGCGGCTCGCGCCGTCATCGCGGAGGCCGGATACGGCGAGTACTTCATCCATCGCGTCGGCCACGGGATCGGGCTGACCACGCACGAGCCGCCGTACATGGTCGAGGGCGAGGAGCACCTGCTCCGGCCCGGCATGTGCTTCTCGATCGAACCGGGCATCTACCTCCCGGGGCGGTTCGGCGTCCGCATCGAGGACATCGTCACGGTCGAGCCCGACGGGGGGCGCCGGCTCAACGGCACGCCGCACGAGATGGCCATCGTGGAATAGCCGATCGGCGCGCGCCGTTTCCACGCACATGGATACGACGCTGGTGGACGTGGCCGTCATCGGCGCCGGGCAGGCCGGGCTCTCGGCCGCGTATCACCTGCGACGTCGAGGCTTCGTGCCCGTCACCACCGATCCGTACGCTCCCGACGCGTTCGTCGCCCTCGACGCCGACGCCGCGCCCGGCGGAGCATGGCAGCACCGGTGGGCGTCGCTGCGCATGGCGACGGTGAACGGCATCCACGAGCTGCCGGGATTCGCGGTGCCGCCGGCCGACCCGAGCACGCCGAGCCGCGACGCGCTCCCGCCGTACTTCGCCGAATACGAACGGCGCTTCGGCCTCGACGTGCAGCGGCCCGTGCGGGTGCACGCGGTCCGCCGTGCCGACGACGAGCCAGACGGTCGACTGCTCGTCGAGACCGACGGCGGCACGTGGGCCGCCCACTACGTCATCAACGCCACCGGGACGTGGACGCGCCCGTTCCGCCCGTACTACCCCGGCATCCAGCGCTTCCGCGGCCGCCAGCTGCACGTGGCCGACTACGCGTCAGCCGAGGAGTTCGCCGGGAAGCGCGTGGTGATCGTCGGGGCCGGCGTCTCGGCGGTGCAGCTGCTCGACGAGATCTCGCACGTCGCCGACACCGTCTGGATGACGCGCCGCGAACCGCACTGGATCGACGAGGGCGGGTTCGACCTCCCCGCGCGCACCGCTGCGATCGCGGGGGTCGAGGCGCGGGTGCGGCAGGGGCTCCCGCCCGGCAGCGTCATCTCGGTGACGGGCATGCACTGGACGCCGTGGGCGCGGGCCGCCCAGGCGCGCGGCGTGCTGGTGCGCCATCCGATGTTCACCTCGATCGAGGAGCACGGCGTGCGCATGCCCGATGGCTCGTTCATCGAGGCCGACGTGATCCTGTGGGCGACCGGGTTCCGTCCGGCCCTGGACCACCTCGCGCCGCTCCGCCTCCGTACCCCGGCGGGCGGCTTCCGGGTCGCCGACACGCGCTCGCTCGACGAGCCGCGGCTGTTCCTCATCGGGTACGGGCCGTCGCAGTCGACCGTCGGCGCGAACCGAGCGGGCCGAGCGGCCGTGCAGCAGATCGTCGCCGATCGTAAGACTGAGCGAGCCGCGGCCTGATGCTTGTGCGCGTGGCGCCCGCGGCGTAGCGTGCGGCGCATCGGCCGACTCGAAGGAGCCCGCACGTGCGCAGACCCGTCCTCGTCACCGTCGGCCTCGTCGTCGCCCTGATGGGCGCGGTCTTCACCCTTCAGGGGCTGGGATTCCTCGGCGGCAGTCCGATGACCGGCTCGACGTTCTGGGCGGTGCTCGGCCCCGTCATCGCCCTGCTCGGCATCGTCCTGGTCGTGTACGGCCTGCGGAGCCGTGGCCGGAGCTGATCAACAGATGACGAAGGCCCCCGGCGGGCTCGTGATGAGCCGGCGGGGGGCCTTCGCAAGAAGTTCGCGTTGTCGTCGAAGACTCGCGCAGTCTGCAGCGCTTAGCGGCGCAGCCCGAGACGCTCGATGAGCGAGCGGTAGCGGTTGATGTCGACGTCGGCGAGGTAGCCGAGCAGACGACGACGCTGACCGACGAGGAGCAGCAGGCCACGACGCGAGTGGTGGTCGTGCTTGTGCGCCTTGAGGTGCTCGGTGAGATCCTTGATCCGCTTGGTGAGGATCGCGATCTGGACCTCGGGGGATCCAGTGTCACCGGGGTGCGTCGCGTACTCTTCGATGATCGCCTTCTTGTTCTCTGCATCCAGAGCCATAGATGGGATCCCCTTCCTTCTCGTTGCGCGCTGCCCGGGGCCTTGCGCCTGGGCTCTCTTGATGCGCGGCCGATTCACGGCAACCTCCAGAGTCTAGCAGAGCGGATGGCGCGAGCCCGACGCGCGGCCCCCGCCGGAATCACCCCCGTCCGCGGCTCAGTAGTGAGCATTACTCAGGAGTACCCTGCGGTCGGGGGAATCGGGCATGGTCGGCGAGACGAGACGGTCGGAGCTCGAGGCGCGCGTGTACTCGCGCGCCGGGGCCGATGATCCACGCGTCCCCCGGGTCGATCCCCGGAACGGCCGGCCGATCTCCGTGACCGAGAGCGAATGGCGCCTGCTCCTGGACGACCCGGCGCGAGGCGCGCGACCCGCGCGCACTGGCGGTCGCTCCACGACGGACGCGGATGTCGCAGGCCAACGCGAACCGTCCGGGCTCCCGGCGCCGTCCGGGCTCCCGGCGCCGTCCACGCCGCCGCGTCGACGAGCCGGGCGACCCTCGCCGGCTGTCGTCGCGCTCGCCGGCGTGCTCGCCGGCGTCGGGCTCGCCGCCGGCTGGTCGTGGGCGGGCGACCTCGTCGATCGCTCCCTCGACGTGCACCTGGCGGTGACGCCGAGTCCGGCGGCCGATGCGCCCGGCGCCGAGGGCGTGCCGCCCGGTGCAGCGCTCGACGTGTTCCGCGACCCCGACCGTGTCGGCGGCTCCCTGCCCGGCTGGCTGCATCAGGTCTTCGACGTCTCGCGCGTGGCCCAGCTCGCGTCGCCGAACGGGCCCATCCGAGGCGCGGGCGTGTATGCCGCGGTGTCGCACGACGCGATCGCATGCCTCATCGTGCGCCTCGATGCGAACGGCATGGTGTGGAACTGCACCTCGGTCGAGCGACTCGTGAGCTCCGGGATGACGCTGCGCAGCGCCATCCCAGCCGCACTGGACACCGGACGAGACCAGGACGGCGACGGCATCGCGGGCGCGGCGGATCG is a window encoding:
- a CDS encoding aminopeptidase P family protein yields the protein MTDSASIGSDEPVPFTIDDFAARLRRAADAAAAEGLDGLLVTPGPDLLYLTGYAPVAITERLTLLVVPVDGEPSLVVPKLERPDAEEAAGAVALRLLDWADGSDPYATAAPLLGSGRYAVSDSAWAMHLLGLQDALPRTSYAAMTAVLPMLRAIKDRDELARLAAAGAAADAAYGEILKVRFAGRSEREVAGDLAALLLRFGHSQVDFTVVGSGPNGANPHHEIGDRIIDDGDMVVLDFGGLKHGYGSDTTRTVHVGEPTDEERRVHDIVRHAQQTAFEAVRPGIACQEIDRAARAVIAEAGYGEYFIHRVGHGIGLTTHEPPYMVEGEEHLLRPGMCFSIEPGIYLPGRFGVRIEDIVTVEPDGGRRLNGTPHEMAIVE
- a CDS encoding NAD(P)-binding domain-containing protein codes for the protein MDTTLVDVAVIGAGQAGLSAAYHLRRRGFVPVTTDPYAPDAFVALDADAAPGGAWQHRWASLRMATVNGIHELPGFAVPPADPSTPSRDALPPYFAEYERRFGLDVQRPVRVHAVRRADDEPDGRLLVETDGGTWAAHYVINATGTWTRPFRPYYPGIQRFRGRQLHVADYASAEEFAGKRVVIVGAGVSAVQLLDEISHVADTVWMTRREPHWIDEGGFDLPARTAAIAGVEARVRQGLPPGSVISVTGMHWTPWARAAQARGVLVRHPMFTSIEEHGVRMPDGSFIEADVILWATGFRPALDHLAPLRLRTPAGGFRVADTRSLDEPRLFLIGYGPSQSTVGANRAGRAAVQQIVADRKTERAAA
- the rpsO gene encoding 30S ribosomal protein S15, which gives rise to MALDAENKKAIIEEYATHPGDTGSPEVQIAILTKRIKDLTEHLKAHKHDHHSRRGLLLLVGQRRRLLGYLADVDINRYRSLIERLGLRR